The nucleotide sequence CGCGATATTCGCGTCCTTCTCAACAAAGCAGCACCCCGTCCGGCTGGCCCGCGCCCCCACACTCCGGTCGGCATCCTCTTCCGGTCCCTTCTTTTCGTGGATAGTTGGAAATTTTCTTCAAAATGTCTTCGCCCGATGCCCTCATGTTTCTTCAAGAGTTGAAGGAATGGGGTTTTCAGCGGGCCGGAACTTTCCGACGGCCGGGCTGTTCGACGGCAGGATGCGGGCCAGCATGGAGGCGACCGGACTAGGCTACGCGAAAGAGGTGGGGGCCGGCTCCAAGGGGGCCGGATAGGAGCTTCAATTGGTTAAAGTTGGCCGCTCATAATGGTTTGGTTGCAGGTTCGAGTCCTGCTGGGGGCGGGAGCATGTAGTTGTCGGACTCCGGAATACGTGAATTTTTTTCGCATAAAGTGAAATCGAGGTCGGGAACACGACAAAGACCGTTCCCGGCCTTTTTTTGTCGGGCTCAAGGTTCGCTCATTGTTCCTCCGTGGGAATAGGCCGTGAATGGGGCGAACTTCATTCCTCCTGCGCCAAATCGGCCAGATGGTGAAGGACGATGCCGCTGGCAGTGGCGACGTTGAGGGAGTCGAAGCCGTCGGCTATCGGGATACGGACCGTCCGGGCCCGAGCCAGCATTTCAGCGGGCAAGCCCGGCCCTTCGGCGCCCAGCAAGATGGCGCTCCGGGGCGGACGGGCTAGTCGGGCCAGCGGGATGTTTCCCGCCGGGCTGAACGCCACCGGCTCGAAACCCTGCCCGGCCAGCAGGGCGACAACATCCGTGCCGCGCCCCAGGCGGGCGAAGGGAACCATCAGGCTGGCCCCAACGGAAACGCGGATCGCTTTCCGATACAGCGGATCGCAGCTTTCGGCATCAAGGATTACCGCGTCTGCCCCGAAGGCGGCGGCATTGCGGAAGATGCCGCCGACATTGTCATGATTGCCGATGCCGATCAGAGCCGCCACCAACGCTCGCGGCCCCAGCCCCGCCAACAGCTCCTCCGCCGACGGCATCGGCGCCCGGCGGCCGAGAGCCAGGATGCCGCGATGAAGGGGAAAGCCGGCGACGGTGTCGAGCACCTTCTGGCCGGCGACATAAATCGGAACGTCTTCGGGCACGCGGGCCAGCAGCGGCGCCAGCGCGGCCAGCCGCTTGTCGGCAATCAGCAGGGATTCGGCACCATGCCGGCTCGCGGTCAGCAGGATGCGCAGCACCACCTCGCCCTCGGCTATGAACCGGCCGGTCCGGTATACCAGATCGGGCTCGCGCACGTGGCGGTAGGCGGCAATGCGGGGGTCGTCAGGATCGGTTATGGGGATGGTTGGCGGCACGGTTAGTCCGGAATCAGATAAGGGTTCGCAGCAGAGGTGGGAGTCTTGCACATTCTTCGGACCCGGCCTGAGATCAAATTGGCGAATTTCCTCGATATTCTGATTTTTAAACGGTTTCAGGCGGCCGCTCATTGCGGTTTGGTAGCAGGTCACTCAGACCGCAAAAGCCGCTGAATTTGTGTAGGGTGACCCAATTAATGCGACTGGCCTCATTAAATGCGACTATCCGCGTGGTTGGGGCGTTAAAGGAGCCAGTCGTCGCCACGCTGGGACCTCGTCGCCTCCAGTGTCGGACTTCGGAAATAGTGGAATCGAGGTCGGAACGCTGATCGCTTTGCCGCTCTTAGTCCCGGTCTGGCGCCTTGGTGCGGTGCCGTTCGCGTTGCGCGACGACTTGCTCATAGAACGGCGCAATGTCGGCTTGGTAGGAAGCAAAATGCATAGCGGCCAGCTTCGGAAGAGAGGCAAACGCCGCATCGTAATCGTCCATCTCGATCGCGGCGTCGTCCCGTGTCGGCTCTATCCGTAAACAGTGCTCGGGACCGAGCAGCAGCTTGGCCTGCGCGGTCGCATTGTCGGTCGTCAGGAACATCGCAGCCTTGATGGCTTCGCGCCAAGCGAACAAGCCGCTCATAACGTCGTCCCTGTTGAGGGAAAAAGGTGCGTTGCCCGTGCCAATACTCAAAATTTCCACTTGGTCTGGGCTGATTTCGTAGTCCGTCAGCGCGTCAACCAACGCAACCATAGCCGGATTGTTGGCCCAGACTCCGCCGTCGAGGAATATGCGGCCACTTTCCTCATGTTCCAGACCTCTGAGATAAGTCGGGGCCGCCGAAGTGGCGCGCGCTACTTTCCACATCGGTGTGGCGTGGTCGTTGAGGAAATCCTCATGATGGTCGGTTTTAAAAACGGCGATCTCGGTCTCTGGCATCATGAAGGCGGGAACTACGAGACGACAAGTCGACTCGCCCAGAAGATGCTCCCCAAAACGCCGCTGGAGGGCGCTCTCCAGTTCCTCATGTTTGAGGCAAGGGCTATACACAGAGCGCACCCATCTCCAAAAGAACGCGAGTTTTCGGCTTGGCAACGGCGGAAATATCTTCCGCCCGTCATCGCGGTAGAATTCGTAGATTTCGGCAGCGGATATGCCAAGACCAAGCCCCAGTGCGATGATTCCGCCGGTCGAAGTGCCGGCGATCATGTCGAAAACCGACGCGGCTGGCTTGCCGAAATGCTCCTCGCAAAGGCGCATCAATTCAGCGGTATACGCGCCTCTAATACCTCCGCCGTCGAGCGATAGGATTTTAAATGGCCGATCGGCGGGCCAGGGCTGCTTACGCCGACGCGTGCCCAAGCTATTGGCGCGACGGTCAGTGAACATCGTCAAGTACCGCCATGGCAGCCTCCACCTCCGCGCTCATCATCTGCGCGACACTCTCATAGCCCACGCTCGGCGCGAGCCATTTGCCTGTCATGTGCCACAGTTCATAGTAGGTCAGCCATTCGGCGGCCCACCACACTGTGGTGTCGGCGATCAGGTCGGCCGGCGACCACTCGCGACCTGCAGGATCGAAAAGGCAAAGACCGGACTGTTTCGGTTCGTCGGCGTCATAAATGAGGTGGGGAATTTCTGCGAAGGCCATACCTGGGCGCGGCTGTAGTGGTGGATCAGACACGATGACGTAAGGCAGGGGCATTGTGGGATGCCATAATATGCCGATTCTATAGGCCTGCGCCTTCGGCCGCAGTGATCCGTGCCAAATGAGTGTTCCGTCGTTGAGGCGACGGCCAACAAAATCCGGCCACTGGCGGCGCATCGCCGCCAGTTGCACTTTGGACGAACGTCGTTTCGCGGGCTCAATCCTCATTTTCGCCACCGAGAAAGGATCATGGAGTGAAAATTATGGATTGGAACTTCGTGGTACGTCTGCGGCGCCGCCACGATAGCCGGTGCGGCGATGGCGCCGCTCCGCGGCGCGGCAAACAGCCGGTTCGGCTCCCGACGCCGGTCGTATCGGGCGACCATCACGGCGCGCTGTTCCTTCCCGACGCGCTCACCGAACAATTCGTCGATGACCTTGGCCATTACGTCAAGCCGCGCGTTTGCCATCTCACCGAGGCGAGCGGTTAAATATTCAAGCTGCTCCGCGAACACCTTCATGTCCTTGACGCCCACCGTGCCGGCAGCCGGCCAACGGTCATTGATGAGGTCCGGATGGTAAGAGGGGTTCAACTCGTGGGGGCGCGTACCTGACGCGATATGGTTGCGCATGATCTTCGCCGTTGAATCCGCGAGTGCGTAGAGTTGCGTCGTTAGGCCCTGGCGGACGTAACCGACATCTCCAGCCCTCTTAGTCAGATAGATCGAAGGCGGCCGCTTCTCCGGAAGGTCCTCATAGCGCAAATTAAGGAAACGCTTGAGAAGCTTGAGCGCGACGGCCTCTTGCGTGTCGACCGCGCTGGGGATCATCGGGGGAAGATCTACCTGCTGCGCCTCGGCAGCGATAACGAGGCCTTCATTTTCATCAAGCACCGACAGCCGGTCCCGTCCCGCCGCCGCGCGGTGAAGGCTGAGGACTTCCGCAAAAGATTCCTGCCCGACACCGACCTTACCCCGGAACCAAGCCGTGAACCCCCAGGGATTGGATGGCACGCGCTTAGACTCCCCGGTATCTGGGGAATGGAAAATATCGCCGGCTCGTTCAACGGCGATCCGAGCGCGGCGGTCCATAATGGCGACGTCCATGTGCATGAACGGGAACTGAAGTTGGACGCAGCGCGTACAACGTTCGATATTCTCGACGCCTGGAAAGCCCTGCAGAGACTCTTCAAGAAGATCAAGCGCCTGGTCGTTATTCCAATGCGCCGGCACATCGATCTCAATGATTGCGTCGACATCAAAGCGATCGTCGTCGGTGCCGCTGACGATCGTCGTGCTCGTGGCAATCGAACCCTGCGCGTAGATCAGGCTGACTCCATCCACGAGATACGGTGCGAGAGGGCTGGCCTTGCGTTCGACGTGTTGTTTGAGAAGGCGGTAACGGTTTTCCGCGACACGACGGTCACGGGGGCTCAATTCGATCAGCGCCGCGATATCAAGAAGCACTTCATCGAGGGTATTTGTCTGCTGGAAAGGATCAAGGTTATTCATGGCGTTACTCCTGGCGTTGCCTCAGTCAGTGGCTGGGTCGGTGAGCGTTTTGCGTCACGTCGGCTCACGGCCCATCCCCCGCTGCTCGTCGGGACTACATGCTGTGGCCTATGATTATGTGGCATCAAAATCTGCGATCCGCCATCGTTTTGTGGAAAAAAAGTTCGCTACTATGAACAATATGGGGCATTGATTTCCGGAAGTCAACACCATATTGTTCATAGTACCGAACTTTTTCGACCAAAGAAGGAAGCTAGCCATGACGACGGCACTCGGGGAAAAGATCCAGAAGCTGCGGAAGGAGAAAGGGCTCACGCTGGAGCAGCTCGCCGATCTGGCCGACTCCAGCAAAAGCTACATCTGGGAGCTGGAGAACAAGAACCCACCCCGTCCTTCGGCGGAGAAATTATCGAAGATCGCCACGCAGCTTGGCGTGACCATGGAGTATTTGCTCGACCAGGAGGAACGGGTTACCGAAACCGATGCGACCGATGAAATGTTTTTCCGGAAGTACCGGCAGATGGATCCTGACGTGAAAAAGAGGATCCGCAAGATGGTTGACATCTGGGAGGAAGAATGACGGAAACGCTGTCGCCAACGCGATGGGCCAACGATATCTCCATTATCTTGCGGACGGTACTCGGCGCTGAACGCATTCCCGTCAACATCCAGGTGGTGGCCAAAGAGATCTCACAGATCAAGTTTCCGGACGACCCGATCACGGTAGTCCGCGGTGACGTATTGCCAGGCTTTGAAGGTTCTCTGTCGCCGGCACCACCAGGGAAGGTCGGGTGGGGCATTTTTTACAACAATGGTTTTACCTCGAAGGGGCGGATCAATTTCACCCTAGGCCATGAATTCGGCCACTACCTGTTGCACAGGAAAGCCTACCCGAAAGGCTTCCAGTGCAGCAACGAGGACATGGCAAGCTGGGAATCGGAATATGCTCAGATCGAACAACAGGCCAACGTCTTTGCCGCCAATCTCCTTATGCCTCTCGATGATTTCCGGGAGCAGATCGGCGTCAGGTTGAGACCAAGCCTGGATGATCTTGGGAGCTGTGGGGATCGGTATCAGGTATCCCTCATTGCTGCCATACTTCGGTGGCTTCAGTACACGGAGAGGAGATCGGTTCTTGTAGTCTCCAGAGACGGGTTCATTCTTTGGGCTCGTTCCAGTTCCGCCGCCATGAAAACCGGGCTGCTCTATAGGACGAGGAACCGACCGCCCGTTGAAATCCCCCCGCTATCATTGGCGGCGCAAAAGAACTCCGTGATAGGCCACGCGGGAGAGGCCGAACACGATTCCGGCGTCTGGCGGAACGAGCCTTGCAAGGAATTTGTGCTCTATTCGGATCAGTACGATTTTACGATTTCACTTCTGCATTTCGATGATGCGCTTCCCTATTGGGAGGCCCGGGCCAAAGCAGATCTGTTGTAGATTGCGCGGCTCTGCGCACAGAGCAGACAGACGACTTACGGCCCCTTCTCGTCATTCAGGATGCCCGTCGCCGTTCCCTGTACCAGCCATCTGCCCGCCGGCACCGATGTCACACCGTCGCCGCACGCTTGTAGAGCGAGAATCCCGCGGGCAGCGGCGCGGCCCCCCAATCCATCGCAATCGCCACGCTGTGGCGAGCGCGCGTCAGGGCAACGTAGAACTTCGCCCGGCTCTGGGGCTTCAGGTCAGTCGCGGGGTTGGAGAGCCACCTTCGCATGGGATCGGTGGGCAGGATGACTACATGGTCGAAGCCTCGACCCTTTGACTCCCCAAAGTTCATGGCGGGTGATCGGTCATCTACGCCGGGGCTGGTGATTTTGTCGCGTAGCTGCATCGGCCCGACCGTCGCTATATATTGGGCGTAGTCGGCCATCTGAAGGATAAAGGCGCTAGTCCCCGCCGCCGATCCATTGCGACACTGGACACATTCACAGGGCAGACTGGCGGGCAGGGCCGGGAACAGTCGCGATGACACTGCGCAAATGACTGCGCTGTTGCGGTGCGACCGGTTCAAGGTTGTCTCGTCGATGTCGACCGTCACCTTTTTGGGAAGCTCATTGCGCAAGAAGTCAGCGATGCCACCATCGGCGTACTTCTTGTAGCGCTGCTCATGGTGCGTAAGGTAGGTCACCTGTCGCGGATCGCCGACCATGAGCAGGCGAACGGAGCTGCGGGCGAGCGCCGCCAGGATGTCGAGATCGTAGCCCGCCAGATCCTGTACCTCGTCTATGAAGACGTGCGGGAAGATGCGGCTGATCCGGTCGATCACGGCGCCGTCGCTCTTTTCGTTGCAGCGAATCGCCAGCTTGGGAAGCTTGTCGGAATAGACCCGCCGAAACGGGTCGAAATAGTGCTTATCGACGTCATTCTCGGACCAGAAGACGGGGTGACGACCTTGGCAGTTCAGGAACTTCAGGCCAGACTGTGTCGTGACCAGCACCATGCCTGAGACCGGGAACTCGAATAGGCCGCCCTGAAACGGCTTGACGCCGTGGGTGATCAGGAAGCTGAACCACGTCATAATCACCACGTTCGCTGGCACATGGCCGACCAGATCAAAGAACTTCTGGCGAATCTCGGCTTCGTTTGACTCCGTATAGGTCGCGATCAGCACTCGCTCGTCGTTGATCTTCACAGCCTCCTCGACGAGGTAGGTGGTCTTGCCCGAGCCGGCGGCGGCGATGACGAGTTTGTTATCGCCGATCACGGTGCAATGGCCTTTTGGATGTAATCAGGATAGGTGATCGCGGCCGCAGAATTGAAGATGGCTAAGGCGCTTTCGGTCTTGTTGGCGCGCATGTGAATGCGAAGTTCGTCGTCTGTCTTTGCCGACGTCCCGAGGATGGTGTTCAGGGTCGCGCGGTCGTTCACCTTAAGGAGCTTTGGCTCCAGCGTATTGTAGTTGAAGGGCTTGTTCTTGATCATCAGGAGCCCGGTGTCCACGACGGAATCAAAACAGATTCTTACGGTGTCGGAGTCCTTGAAGGCCGCGTACTTTTTTTCGACGGCGGCGGTGTCGCCATCATTGTCGGTGACTACGGCGACCGGGATTTTCAGGGCGTTGGCTAGTTCAAGGAAGCGCAGGAAGGCCGTGCCTACGGAGATGACGTCAATGCCGTCTTGGATGGGAAGTCTGCCCTCGTTGGCATCCCTATAGGCGCGCTGAACGACCAGCTCGTCGGAATCGCCCTCCACAAGGATTGCCTTGGCGGCGAGCGCCAAGCGCAGAGTGTCGTAACCCGCCAGCTTCTTAAAGAAGTCGCTGGCTTCCAGTTCCGAGATGCGCGCCACCTCACCGTCACGCAGTACGATCAGGTGGTCGAGGCCGAGCTTATTGGCCACGAAGCTGCTGTGCGTCGAAATGATGATCTGCTTTTGCCCGTGCTGGTCGGTAAGGTCGGCGATCAACCCGTTCAGCCGCGCGTGCGACAAGTGGTTCTCCGGCTCCTCCATCAGAATCGCCGCCGCCTCGGCGTTCTTCTTGGCGCTGAGGGCCAGTTTGGTCTTGATCACACACTGTTCTCCCTTGCCGATGTATTGGAAGGGGATAAGGTCGATATAGGTCATCAGGCTGCTTTCCCAGGCGGTTTGGGACGACAGATCAACTGAGATGCTGACCGCTTTCTGGCTGATCTTGGCGGCCTGGGTGATCCGCTCGTTGATTAGCTTGAGGTTCGGGTCCGCCACGAAAGCCTCCTTGAGCTTTCGGTGGGCCTGGGAAATGGCCGCGCGCTCCTTCTCTTCTAGCACGTCGCGGATGATCCGGGAGACGTAGACGTCAGACCCGTTCTGTAGCCGGGTGCTGGAGGAATCGATCAGCGCGGACTTTATGGGGATATTGCGGGCGGTGATGCCCTTGCGCGCGAACGAACGCATGGTCGTGGTGTAGTACTCGACCGGGATGGCGCTGAGCGCGCCGGCTTTCACCAGCTCCTCATACGGCCCTTTGTAATTCTCCTCGTCGAACTCGATCTTGTAGACGACGCCGCTGCCCTTGACCTTCTCCGAGTTTCCGTCGCCCTCTAGCTCCGCCAGTTCGTTTGAGGCCCCCGAGAAGAACAGCTCGATGGTGATCGCTGGTGGAGGGAGCGGGGATGCTGTGTCTAGGCTCTGCACGTATTTGTTCTGAGCTGCCAGATTGAAGAGATAGCTCGTAAGGTCGCTTTTCAACAGGCGGCCGTGCAGCATTCCTGTCAGCGCCAGATGAATCGCCTCCAGGATCGTGGTCTTCCCGGACTCATTGGCACCTACGATCACGTTGAGGCCGTCGTTCAAGGCGAGGGTGAAGGTCTCCTCATAACACTTGAAGTTAGTGATCTTGACCTTGCCAATCTTCATGCTTTCCTCCCCAATACAGCCTCTAGCCCGTTGTCCAGCGCTAGGCCCCATATTTGAATTGTAGGGATGGCACCACCGTAATTTCGAGCGTTGGCGAACGACAGCTATACCATCGTCGCGCTCCAGAACTTTCCGGGCTGGTTTGGGCCCCGTTTGCACTCAAGCACAGCTGCCCAGAGTTAAGGCTTGTTGCGCATACGGCCTTTTGCATCTGACACGCCGCGTTTCCCAGGCGCGATCGCAACCATCCTGCCGTCTGGTCCCTGAAGACCACGATATCCCGATGGGATTGCGACCATTCTTCCGTCATTACCCTGCAGACCACGAGCGCCAGCGGGAATAGCTGCCATTCGTCCATCTGAGCCTTGCAGGGCGCGCCCACCAGGAGGAATTGCGATCATCCTGCCGTCCGATCCTTGCAGTCCTCGCCAACCAGCTGGGATTTCTACCATTCTCCCGTCGGATCCCTGAAGGCCGCGGGCGCCAGGTCGAATTACGACCATGTGCCCGTCGCTGCCTTGCAAGCCTCGTGCGCCATCCGGAATAGTTACCGATCGTCCATCAGATCCAGTTAGTTTTCGTGGCACAGATCTTTCTCCTTTAGTGGCCGGTCATATAGGCCTGATGGGGCCTGTATTTTCGCATTCCTTCCAGAAAGCCGCCAGTCTGCTCCCGGCCCCTGACCTGATCTTCCTCATCGTCCATCTCTTGCTGATGAATTCTCATATCAACTACGGGAACCTAGCGGGAGCAAGTCACTCACATTTCGTTAGGTCGAACAGGTCGCCCGGCTTGAGCAAGGAAGTACGCTACCTCCACCATCGCCCACGTGTCTTGGCAGCAGTAAGTCTTGAGCTTCTGTTCGATCTCGGCGCGCCTTTCGGGCGATGTATTCGGGTTGAGCGCCGCCTCGATATAGGCGACTTGAGCACCGGTTCCTTCCTGAACTTCGTCCAACTCCTCGTAGTCTAGGTCAGGTGCTACGACGGGCAGGACCTTCTTGATCGAGAATGAACCGTGCATGGCTGGATGGTAGAAGAACTCCTTCACCAAGGGGAGGAGATCGACCGCCCGATCGATGTAGGTCTGAAGCACGGGCGCAAACTTGGGGTGGCGATCGGCAAGCTCCGCAAGGCGACCTTTTTCATAGGTCGCGTGATACACCAGGATCGGCCCCCCATCATCGGGGTCGATTGTCTCCATCATGCGTTGGATACAGGCCAGAGACGGATCGTTTCCGGAAAGGTCCAGAAATTCGGCGTGCTCAAATTCCCCGAGGACGCGTTCGATATGGCAGGACCATTGGAAGGCGATTTGCTCGTACGGCCGTGTTCCCGGCCACCGAGGGACAGGCAAATCGATCCCCTCGAAATCGAAGAAATAGCGCGGGTAAGGAAGTTCGGCCATGCGTTCGGTGCTGCCGGGGACCAGAATGCCCTTTCCGGTTCGGTGGGCCTCCTGGATGCGGCGATATAGATCAGCTTGCTTTCCAGTCAACTCCTCTGGGGCGGGCTCAAGGATCGAGACGTAGCCTTTTGCCTCCTTGAGTTTGCGAGCGAGGCTCTTGCCAGCGGCATCTGGGAGAAGTTCGATCGGATGTTCGGGGCCCGCTGGATCGAGTTCAGCACAAAACACATCGAAAGGGCATTTATAGGGCTCGGAACACTGTCTTCCTGTGGTCAGTACCGGCATGTCGTCGGCCGCCACCACCCCTTCGGCTTCGTCACGCCACTGGGGTACGTGATCCATCAGGGGAGCAATTTGCGCGGTAACGTCAAGTTGACGGAACAGTCCGCCATAGTCATCTCCACCTGGATATCGCCACTGATTGTTCAGGAGATTGAGTTCGGCACGGGCCAGGGGGATACCCTCCTGTGTCATTACCCATGCCTGGATGGCTATATCTTCGAGGTGGTGTTCTTTTGGGGAGGCCGGTGTGACCTTGTCGCCCTTGAGTGGAAAGCTGGAAGCCTTCGTTTCCCTGAGGGCGTAGCCAGGGCCAATCGGTACCAGCGCGTCCGCTCTCGCATAGACACCTCCCTCCAACATCGGCACCTCGGCAGCGGGGCGGTCGGGAGAGGCGTCGAGCAGTCTCTTCGCTTCCTCTGCCGCGGATTCTCGGGTCCCCTGAGAGGCCGGCCAGATGAACTCTGCCCCCAGCTGGAGGCGCGCTTTCTCACCGACAATGTTGCCGTCGAACTCGCGTCGATGGGATGATGAGTTGCCGACCGGGATCAGTTCCGGCCGATGACGCTCGAGCCAGAGTTTCCTGGAACACTGCAGAAATGACTGGAGGTCCGATTTGGTAAGCATGCCTTCCCCCCAATTTTGGATTGGCGTCTCGTCGGCGCGCCTCTTGGCTTGCTGCGTTGCCCTACGTTGAACGCTTGTGCCAATCTA is from Shumkonia mesophila and encodes:
- a CDS encoding phosphoenolpyruvate hydrolase family protein, translating into MVGNFLQNVFARCPHVSSRVEGMGFSAGRNFPTAGLFDGRMRASMEATGLGYAKEVGAGSKGAG
- a CDS encoding TrmH family RNA methyltransferase, with amino-acid sequence MPPTIPITDPDDPRIAAYRHVREPDLVYRTGRFIAEGEVVLRILLTASRHGAESLLIADKRLAALAPLLARVPEDVPIYVAGQKVLDTVAGFPLHRGILALGRRAPMPSAEELLAGLGPRALVAALIGIGNHDNVGGIFRNAAAFGADAVILDAESCDPLYRKAIRVSVGASLMVPFARLGRGTDVVALLAGQGFEPVAFSPAGNIPLARLARPPRSAILLGAEGPGLPAEMLARARTVRIPIADGFDSLNVATASGIVLHHLADLAQEE
- a CDS encoding CBASS cGAMP-activated phospholipase, whose protein sequence is MFTDRRANSLGTRRRKQPWPADRPFKILSLDGGGIRGAYTAELMRLCEEHFGKPAASVFDMIAGTSTGGIIALGLGLGISAAEIYEFYRDDGRKIFPPLPSRKLAFFWRWVRSVYSPCLKHEELESALQRRFGEHLLGESTCRLVVPAFMMPETEIAVFKTDHHEDFLNDHATPMWKVARATSAAPTYLRGLEHEESGRIFLDGGVWANNPAMVALVDALTDYEISPDQVEILSIGTGNAPFSLNRDDVMSGLFAWREAIKAAMFLTTDNATAQAKLLLGPEHCLRIEPTRDDAAIEMDDYDAAFASLPKLAAMHFASYQADIAPFYEQVVAQRERHRTKAPDRD
- a CDS encoding nucleotidyltransferase domain-containing protein — protein: MNNLDPFQQTNTLDEVLLDIAALIELSPRDRRVAENRYRLLKQHVERKASPLAPYLVDGVSLIYAQGSIATSTTIVSGTDDDRFDVDAIIEIDVPAHWNNDQALDLLEESLQGFPGVENIERCTRCVQLQFPFMHMDVAIMDRRARIAVERAGDIFHSPDTGESKRVPSNPWGFTAWFRGKVGVGQESFAEVLSLHRAAAGRDRLSVLDENEGLVIAAEAQQVDLPPMIPSAVDTQEAVALKLLKRFLNLRYEDLPEKRPPSIYLTKRAGDVGYVRQGLTTQLYALADSTAKIMRNHIASGTRPHELNPSYHPDLINDRWPAAGTVGVKDMKVFAEQLEYLTARLGEMANARLDVMAKVIDELFGERVGKEQRAVMVARYDRRREPNRLFAAPRSGAIAAPAIVAAPQTYHEVPIHNFHSMILSRWRK
- a CDS encoding helix-turn-helix domain-containing protein, producing MTTALGEKIQKLRKEKGLTLEQLADLADSSKSYIWELENKNPPRPSAEKLSKIATQLGVTMEYLLDQEERVTETDATDEMFFRKYRQMDPDVKKRIRKMVDIWEEE
- a CDS encoding ImmA/IrrE family metallo-endopeptidase; amino-acid sequence: MTETLSPTRWANDISIILRTVLGAERIPVNIQVVAKEISQIKFPDDPITVVRGDVLPGFEGSLSPAPPGKVGWGIFYNNGFTSKGRINFTLGHEFGHYLLHRKAYPKGFQCSNEDMASWESEYAQIEQQANVFAANLLMPLDDFREQIGVRLRPSLDDLGSCGDRYQVSLIAAILRWLQYTERRSVLVVSRDGFILWARSSSAAMKTGLLYRTRNRPPVEIPPLSLAAQKNSVIGHAGEAEHDSGVWRNEPCKEFVLYSDQYDFTISLLHFDDALPYWEARAKADLL
- a CDS encoding UvrD-helicase domain-containing protein, whose product is MIGDNKLVIAAAGSGKTTYLVEEAVKINDERVLIATYTESNEAEIRQKFFDLVGHVPANVVIMTWFSFLITHGVKPFQGGLFEFPVSGMVLVTTQSGLKFLNCQGRHPVFWSENDVDKHYFDPFRRVYSDKLPKLAIRCNEKSDGAVIDRISRIFPHVFIDEVQDLAGYDLDILAALARSSVRLLMVGDPRQVTYLTHHEQRYKKYADGGIADFLRNELPKKVTVDIDETTLNRSHRNSAVICAVSSRLFPALPASLPCECVQCRNGSAAGTSAFILQMADYAQYIATVGPMQLRDKITSPGVDDRSPAMNFGESKGRGFDHVVILPTDPMRRWLSNPATDLKPQSRAKFYVALTRARHSVAIAMDWGAAPLPAGFSLYKRAATV
- a CDS encoding ATP-dependent nuclease, which gives rise to MKIGKVKITNFKCYEETFTLALNDGLNVIVGANESGKTTILEAIHLALTGMLHGRLLKSDLTSYLFNLAAQNKYVQSLDTASPLPPPAITIELFFSGASNELAELEGDGNSEKVKGSGVVYKIEFDEENYKGPYEELVKAGALSAIPVEYYTTTMRSFARKGITARNIPIKSALIDSSSTRLQNGSDVYVSRIIRDVLEEKERAAISQAHRKLKEAFVADPNLKLINERITQAAKISQKAVSISVDLSSQTAWESSLMTYIDLIPFQYIGKGEQCVIKTKLALSAKKNAEAAAILMEEPENHLSHARLNGLIADLTDQHGQKQIIISTHSSFVANKLGLDHLIVLRDGEVARISELEASDFFKKLAGYDTLRLALAAKAILVEGDSDELVVQRAYRDANEGRLPIQDGIDVISVGTAFLRFLELANALKIPVAVVTDNDGDTAAVEKKYAAFKDSDTVRICFDSVVDTGLLMIKNKPFNYNTLEPKLLKVNDRATLNTILGTSAKTDDELRIHMRANKTESALAIFNSAAAITYPDYIQKAIAP
- a CDS encoding DUF2779 domain-containing protein; amino-acid sequence: MLTKSDLQSFLQCSRKLWLERHRPELIPVGNSSSHRREFDGNIVGEKARLQLGAEFIWPASQGTRESAAEEAKRLLDASPDRPAAEVPMLEGGVYARADALVPIGPGYALRETKASSFPLKGDKVTPASPKEHHLEDIAIQAWVMTQEGIPLARAELNLLNNQWRYPGGDDYGGLFRQLDVTAQIAPLMDHVPQWRDEAEGVVAADDMPVLTTGRQCSEPYKCPFDVFCAELDPAGPEHPIELLPDAAGKSLARKLKEAKGYVSILEPAPEELTGKQADLYRRIQEAHRTGKGILVPGSTERMAELPYPRYFFDFEGIDLPVPRWPGTRPYEQIAFQWSCHIERVLGEFEHAEFLDLSGNDPSLACIQRMMETIDPDDGGPILVYHATYEKGRLAELADRHPKFAPVLQTYIDRAVDLLPLVKEFFYHPAMHGSFSIKKVLPVVAPDLDYEELDEVQEGTGAQVAYIEAALNPNTSPERRAEIEQKLKTYCCQDTWAMVEVAYFLAQAGRPVRPNEM